AGATGGATCTTGCGAAAGCGCCTGACGTGCCATTTGACACGATCTACATAGGCGGCGGCACGCCATCCCTTTTAGAGCCCCATGAAGCCCTCCGAATCCTTGAACAGGCTCACAGGCGATTTGCTTTTGTGCAAGACGTGGAAGTAACAATAGAGGTGAACCCCGGGACAGTCTCGCTCGCCTCCCTGAAGACTCTTTCGGGCCACGGGGTAAATCGCGTAAACATTGGCATTCAATCCTTTGACGACGAGCGCCTTCAACTGTTGGGTCGACTCCATTCGGCCCGTGAAGCTCGGGAGGCCATTCGCTTGGTACGGAAGGCCGGGGTGGACACTCGTCTGGGCATCGACTTGATGTACGGACTTCCAGACCAGTCTCCACAGGATTGGCTTAATGATTTGAGGGAGGCCACGAGCCATGAACCCGAACACCTGTCATGCTATATGCTGACCTATGAGAAGGGGACACTTTTTTATGATTGGCGCAAAGCTGGCAGGGTTCGTCCCCTTGATGAAGGCAAGGTGAGACGCCTTTTTGAAGAAACGGTGGGATTTTTGAGGGATGAGGGTTATGAGCAATATGAGATATCCAACTTTTCACGAGGAGAAGAATTCCGCTCCAGGCATAATCAAAAGTACTGGTCTCACGCCCCGTACATTGGACTGGGGCCTTCGGCCCACTCCTTTATCGAACCCAAGCGCTGGTGGAATTATGGCGACCTGAGCAACTACATCCAGGCCTTGCAGCGCGGGGCGCCTCCTATCCGGGGTTCTGAAGAGTTGAATCCAGGCCAATTGATGTTGGAATCCGTCTTTCTGGGTCTGAGAACCTCCCGCGGTATTGAGATGTCGCGATTTAAGAGTCGATACGGCGTGGGTTTCATGGATCATTTTTCGCCGGTCTTTGAGGGGCTTAAGGTACGGAACTTGCTTAATTTCTTATCCTTCTCCGCTAATCGATGCGCATTGACTGTGGAGGGGATGATCTTTGCCGATAGCATTGCAGCTATGTTTGCTGAACATGTTGAGACGTCCTCCTTTTCTGCTTTCAGCCCACCTTTAAGACATGACCGGCAATGCGTTGGGAAGATCAACGGGTCAGGGGTCGAACCGGCAAACGGGCTAGACGAAGACGCACGGCAGGGGTCTGGATCTTTCAAATAATTCTTGATCTTAACTGATTACGATGTATAAAGTAAAATAAAAAAGATTGCTTCGCTTCGCCTTCCTGGGCGAAGGCCCTTAGGGCTTCCGGCTCGCAGAGCCTACAGCTCGGAGAGGCCGGAGGCTCGTAATGACAAGAACCAGAACTTATTGAGAAGTTCCGAAGAACTAAGGAAGGAAATCAGCTTGCCATGATATTGGAATATGCCAAAGAAGTGCTGAAGATAGAAGCCGAGGGGATCTTGGGTGTAGTGGACCGCCTGGACGGGCAGTTCGTGAAGATGGTGGAACTGGTTCATGCCTGTACAGGGCGGGTCATCATAACGGGTGTCGGCAAATCAGGAATCGTGGCCCGCAAGATCGTGGCCACTCTAAACAGCACGGGAACCCGCTCCCTATTCCTTCATCCTGTTGAGGCGATGCACGGGGATCTGGGCATAGTCAGTGCAGAGGATGTGGTCATTGCCCTTTCAAACAGTGGAGAAACCGACGAGCTGAACATGCTGGTTCCCAGTTTGAAGAGGATTGGATGTCCATTGATTGCTTTTACAGGGCGGGTGGACTCCACCCTGGCTCGTCAGGGCGATATTGTCATCAATGTGGGCGTTGACCGGGAAGCTTGCCCTCTGGGACTTGCCCCAACTGCAAGCACAACGGCTCTTTTGGCTGTGGGAGACGCATTGGCGGTTACCCTCATTCGCAAAGGAAACTTCAGAGCCTCCGATTTTAAGCAGTTTCACCCGGCCGGAAGCCTTGGACAGCGCCTGTCGCTGAAAGTACGGGAAATCATGCTAACTGGTAAAAACGTTCCCAAGGTTTATGAAGGGCAGTCAATGCGCCAGGCGATTAAGGAGATCAATCGCCTGCAGATCGGGGCCACACTGGTAGTAAAAAAGGGTGACATCCTTTTCGGGATAGTTACGGATGGAGATATCCGGCGACACATCATGGAACACGAAAATATTTGCGAGTCTGCGGTGGAGGATGTGATGACAAGGCATCCAATGACCCTGGGTCCTGACAGTCTGGCATCACAGGCCTTGAGCATCATGGAAAAAAAGCAGATTACGGTATTACCCATAGTCAACCCGATTCAGAAAGTCAGGGGTATCTTACACCTCCATGACATTCTGGGAAAGGGCGCTTTCAGATTCAATGGTAGCTGATACAAACCAACTGCCAAGAGGATTGATTTGCCCTCTGGTAACACCGCTCAAGACAGGAGATGCGGTGGACGTGAGCGTCCTGGATCGGCTTATCGATCATGTGGGCGTGGGCGTTGATGTCTTGCTCCTCTGTGACGTGTTCTGGGGCGAAGGGCATGAGTTGAGCCCCGAGACCAGGTTGGAAATGTGCTGCGCTGCACTGGAGATTATCCAGGGGAGATGGCCGGTCTTTATTACCATTACCTCACACAGCGTGAAGGCCACACGTGACTTGCTGGCCCATACAGAGGCCTTTATCGAACGTTCGGATTATCCTGGGAGCGTCTTCTGGGTGGACTATCCCATCTATTACCATAGCAACCGGGGCTTGCCCCAATTGTACGAGTCCATGGCCCGTGATACGAGGATTGGCTTGATATTGGGCAATCACGAGGGGCTGGTTGAACTGCGCAAGAGGCGCATTAAGCACAAGAATATTCGAACCAACGTCTTGAAAAGACTCTCTCGGATAGAAAAGATACAGGGTTTGGTCTTTAGTGGTCCGCTAAACCGGTCGATAAATTATCACAAAGCAGTTCGCCACCGTCGGGGTTTCAGGTTTTTCGACGGGGATGAGCTGGCGTTCTTGAGACAGCCCAGCTCAGATGGTGTTGTGGCCGGCGGGGCAAACCTGCTGCCGGAGGCCTGGCGCGGGATTACTTGGTCTTGCTTGAACCGTTACGACATTCAGCAACAGTACGCAGACCACACAAGCCAGATACTTGAAACGGGTATGATGCTGCAAGAATTCTATGAACTCTATTCGCAGAATCCTGCTGCCGTTTTGAAACGTATGCTTCATGTTGCAGGCGTCCTGCCAAATGATCGTACTGCATCAGCCACACGGGCTTCGACGGCTAGTCAAAATAGAGAGATAGAGGTCATTTGCAAGAAGTATGACCTTGTATGATTCTGAAATCGAGAGGGTTGCGCTGGATGAAAAACAAGAAACAGATTGAGACCTCCATTATGACCCTTGGCCAGGCCAAGATTATCTCTCCCATTAAGGCACGGGAAAAGGATGACGGAGCGAGGCGCTTTGTGTCGGACAAAGAGCGCATCTTGGTGGACATTGATGAAAATGATGTGATGAAGGCGTTCAAAGGCCATAAGAGACCCCTGTCCTTTGAACGGGCAGGGCCACGGAGCAAGATATTCTTTGATCCGAGCAAACTGCGCTGTGCCGTGGTGACTTGTGGTGGGTTGTGTCCGGGGACAAATGATATCATTCGGGCCATTGTGTTGGCCCTCCACCACAACTATGGCGTGCCCAATATTTACGGCATTCGGTACGGATTTGAGGGCTTCATATCCTCATACGGTCACGAACTGGTGGACTTAACACCGGGTTTTGTAACCAGCATCCACGAAACCGGGGGCACTGTGCTCGGGACTTCCAGGGGACCTCAGGATATTGAAAGTATTGTGGATGCCCTTGAGCGGATGAATGTTGGCCTCCTTTTTGCCATTGGGGGAGACGGCACAATGGCTGGAGCATCCCAGATTGCCGATGAAATTACAAAGAGAGGACTAAAGATCGCCGTGATGGGCATACCAAAGACGATTGACAATGACATCTTTCTTATTGATCGTTCTTTCGGCTTTGATACGGCTGTGGATGTAGCGGTTGATGTCATCCGCGCTGCTCACAATGAAGCCACGAGCGCCTCGAATGGAATGGGACTGGTAAAGCTCATGGGGCGCTATTCAGGGTTCATTGCAACAGCGGCGGCCCTGGCATTGCCTGACGTAAATTTTGCCCTGATCCCCGAGTCGGACTTTGATTTGGAGGGTCCGAGGGGGTTCCTTGAAGCCCTGAAGAAGCGACTGATCCTCAGAAAACATGCTGTGATTGTTGTGGCCGAGGGGGCGGGCCAGAAGTTTTTCAAAGACAGACCCGAATTGCGTGACGCCTCCGGCAACGTACGTCTACAGGACATCGGCCTGCATTTGAAAGATGTCATTAATGCCTATTTTCAGGAACAGAATATGCCGACTACCCTGAAATATATCGATCCCAGCTACACGATCCGAAGTGTTGCGGCCAATGCCAATGACCATGTTCTGTGCGGCTTTCTGGGTCGAAATGCGGTTCATGCGGGTATGGCGGGAAAGACAAGAATGCTGGTGGGGCTCTGCAATAATCGCTTTGTTCATATTCCCATGGAGGCAACGGTTGGAAGGCGGAAGCAGGTGGAGGTCTCCGGCAACATGTGGATGAGTGTGCTGGAAAGCACAGGCCAGTCCTCGTTGAAAAACTGACGCGCCTGCCCGCAACTACCCCGTACACCCGTCAGCAGGCATTTATGGCGTCGACAAGGTCTCGTAGGCGGCCAAAATTTTTTCGATTGAAGTCAAGAATGAGCCTGGGAAGATGGGCGATTTCAGGCTCATCGGCTTCTATCGGTAGGGGATCGGAGAGGGAAAGGCCGCCAGAAGGTGTCAGTATGTCGGAAAAACGGGATTTGAGTTCATTTACCTTCGGCGGGTCAATGCTGGATGTGAGACGAATTACCAGTTGCTCTCCAACGTATCGCAAGCTGTGATACCGATGGTAGAAACGATCAATCCTCGTCACTGCATCATCCACTGATTCGACTTGTTCGAAGAGGCTGAAATCCGTTGTGCTGATGTACCCTTGGGCCAGGAGTTCTTTTTCAAAGAACTTAAGCCACCGTGACCAGTATGTGCCGCCAGGCTCATCTACGAGGATAAGCGGTAGGGGATTGCGCTTCCCGGTTTGTACAAGGGTAAGGGTTTCCATGCCTTCATCGAGCGTGCCAAACCCCCCAGGGAAAAGCGCAACAGCATCTGCCTGCTTGAGAAAGGCCACTTTTCTGTTAAAGAAGTATTTATACGTGATATTTCGGGGGTGCCCTTTGAGGATATGGTTGGATTCCTGTTCAAAAGGAAGTCGAATGTTTACGCCGAATGAATGCTTAGCGCCCGCTCCTTCATTTACCGCCTGCATGATGCCAGGCCCTCCTCCTGTGATGATCATATAGCCTGCCTCGGACAATTTTCGCCCTAGAAGACATGCGATTTTGTAAATGGATTCATCTGGTTGGGTCCTGGCCGAGCCAAAGACAGTGACTTTTCTCATCTTACGATAGGGGCCGAACACTTTGGCAGTGAACCGCATCTCTTTCAACGTCGAGTTCATCAGCTTCAGGTCGGCAGTTTCATCGCCCTCCTGGCCTGCCTTAAGAGATGCCAAAATCATCTCTCGCACAATCTGCGGGTGACGGATATCCCCCACAAGTTCAATTAGCCGGTCAATAGCCTCGTCGGCAGGGCCGTTGGTTCTAGTGAAATGAAGTTCCATGGGATGGTTACATCTTTTATATCAATACTGAAAAAGTGTCACTAAAAAATGGCTCTGCCTGCAAAAGTACGAATGAGTGTTCGAGTATTGCAGTAAGCGAACATTCTGACGTAAGAGCTTGACACATCTTATGATTTCAAATAGCTATATAAGAGGAGCATCCAGTTTCCAGGCACTCGTAAGAGACAAAACAAAAAACGTAATAGTTCACCAGAACAAAGGAGGACACAGGAATGGGACAGCAGATAGAGAAAAACATCACGGCGATCCTTAATACAATGGTCGAGGTCATTAGAAACCCAGTGGGGTTTTTCCGGCGTATGCCTAAGAGCGGGGGCTTTGTTGAACCGCTAATCTTTATGGCCTGCATGGGGGTTGCGGCTGGTGTTATTCAGGCTATTTTGGCCATCTTTGGGCTTGGTTTTGCCGGATCATTTCTCATGGCGCTCACATCTATCATCATTGTCCCGATTATGGTGACCATTTTCGGTTTCGTGGGCGCTGCAATCCTATTCGTCATCTGGAAGATAATGGGATCTCAACAGTCCTTTGAAACAGCTTACAGGTGCGGCGCCTATGCCGGAGGGATCGTTCCGGTAACCACAGTGCTTGGCATCATACCTTATCTGGGACCCATTCTCGGGCTTGTCTGGGGGACGTACCTGATAGTCATTGCGAGCGTAGAGGTACACAACATTGCCGCAAAAACAGCATGGATCGTCTTTGGAGCTATCGCCGCCCTGTTTGCCTTGATTAGCATTGGTTCACAGTTTGCTGCAAGAAGAGTAACCAGTGGGCTGAACAAATGGGAACAGGAAATGGGAAAGACAGGTGAGATGACGCCCGAAGAGGCGGGCAAAGCAATGGGAGAGTTCTTGAAAGGGTTGGAGAAAGAGGTCGGTAAGGAATAGGCCCACAGTCCGTTAGTTATGATATCCGCGTTTTTTCTGGCAGAAAATACTTGGGATACACTCCTTTTAAATACTTACAACTAATTGAGAAATTTAGGGATTCAGGGATTGAGTCCCGCCAGGCGGGATCAATTCGCAATCCCTCAATTCCGATTAAGAGAAATCATACGCACTCTACTTTACTCATGAGTAAAATCGTGTTATAAGGATTTTACCATGGTGAAGATCTATCAAAGATACCTGAAAAAATCGGTAGAAGACGACCTTAAAAGCAAAATGGTCTTTATTGGAGGGCCAAGACAGGTTGGCAAAACCACTTTTGCTTTATCGTTTCTGCCGGATCCGAACGAAAAGCACCCGGCCTATTTGAACTGGGATGATGTTATTGACAGAAAATCTTTGTTAAAGGGTGAACTGCCGCCGAATGAAAAATGTGTGGTTTTGGACGAAATACACAAATTTGCCAGATGGCGGAACCTTATTAAGGGGTTTTACGACAAAAACCGGTCGGAAATCGCTTTTATCATTACCGGATCCGCAAGGCTGGACTATTACAGCAAAGGAGGGGATTCTCTTCAGGGACGATATCACTATTACCGGCTTCACCCATTTTCTCTGCTGGAATTAAACCCCGACCCCACAAAGGGCGATCTTGACAGCTTGATGAAATTCGGCGGTTTCCCGGAGCCTTACATAAAAGGAGAAGAAAGATTCTGGAGAAGATGGCAAAGGGAGAGAATCCAGCGTGTTATCTATGAAGATATCAGGGATCTGGAAACCGTAAGGGAAATCAGCCTGCTCGAGCTTTTAGCGGAGGAACTTCCCAGCAGGATAGGTTCTCCGCTTTCGGTAAAACAATTAAGAGAATTATTGCAGGTGGCCCATGAAACCGTTGAACGCTGGCTTAAGATATTTGAAAGGATGTATTACTGTTTCCGCATTGCACCGTACGGGCCTCCGAAGATCAGGGCCGTTAAAAAGGAACAGAAACTCTATTTATGGGACTGGTCGCGGATTCCCGAATCAGGTCCGAGATTTGAAAATTTTGTTGCCGCTCAACTTTTGAAATACTGCCATTTCCTGGAAGACACAGAAGGTTTTCATATGGATCTGCGGTTTCTACGGGATACAGACAAGAGGGAAGCAGATTTTGTTGTATTGAAAGAAGGAATTCCATTGTTCGCGGTTGAGTGCAAGAGCGGGGAAAAGAATATCAATCCCTCCCTTTATTATTTTATGGAAAGAACACGCATCCCTAAATTTTACCAGGTGCATACAGGCAACAAGGACTACGAAAAAAGAGGGATAAGAGTGCTTCCCGCTCATCGATTTTGTAAAGAACTTCTTTTGCCCTAAGTCTCACATAGGCGGACTAGGGGGACGTCGGTGAAAAGTTGAAAGGCGTATGCTGGGCATGGCATAGGTCAAGGTTTCACGAGCGTCCCGCACCACGCACCCGTCCCTTCCCCGTTATGAAAGCGGGATTTTCGACAAGGGGGAGGGCAGGGTGGGGATGGTTCCGCTACTAAAACAATATTTGCGAAT
The nucleotide sequence above comes from Deltaproteobacteria bacterium. Encoded proteins:
- a CDS encoding ATP-dependent 6-phosphofructokinase; translated protein: MKNKKQIETSIMTLGQAKIISPIKAREKDDGARRFVSDKERILVDIDENDVMKAFKGHKRPLSFERAGPRSKIFFDPSKLRCAVVTCGGLCPGTNDIIRAIVLALHHNYGVPNIYGIRYGFEGFISSYGHELVDLTPGFVTSIHETGGTVLGTSRGPQDIESIVDALERMNVGLLFAIGGDGTMAGASQIADEITKRGLKIAVMGIPKTIDNDIFLIDRSFGFDTAVDVAVDVIRAAHNEATSASNGMGLVKLMGRYSGFIATAAALALPDVNFALIPESDFDLEGPRGFLEALKKRLILRKHAVIVVAEGAGQKFFKDRPELRDASGNVRLQDIGLHLKDVINAYFQEQNMPTTLKYIDPSYTIRSVAANANDHVLCGFLGRNAVHAGMAGKTRMLVGLCNNRFVHIPMEATVGRRKQVEVSGNMWMSVLESTGQSSLKN
- a CDS encoding ATP-binding protein, whose product is MVKIYQRYLKKSVEDDLKSKMVFIGGPRQVGKTTFALSFLPDPNEKHPAYLNWDDVIDRKSLLKGELPPNEKCVVLDEIHKFARWRNLIKGFYDKNRSEIAFIITGSARLDYYSKGGDSLQGRYHYYRLHPFSLLELNPDPTKGDLDSLMKFGGFPEPYIKGEERFWRRWQRERIQRVIYEDIRDLETVREISLLELLAEELPSRIGSPLSVKQLRELLQVAHETVERWLKIFERMYYCFRIAPYGPPKIRAVKKEQKLYLWDWSRIPESGPRFENFVAAQLLKYCHFLEDTEGFHMDLRFLRDTDKREADFVVLKEGIPLFAVECKSGEKNINPSLYYFMERTRIPKFYQVHTGNKDYEKRGIRVLPAHRFCKELLLP
- a CDS encoding dihydrodipicolinate synthase family protein — translated: MTFWERALSDSMVADTNQLPRGLICPLVTPLKTGDAVDVSVLDRLIDHVGVGVDVLLLCDVFWGEGHELSPETRLEMCCAALEIIQGRWPVFITITSHSVKATRDLLAHTEAFIERSDYPGSVFWVDYPIYYHSNRGLPQLYESMARDTRIGLILGNHEGLVELRKRRIKHKNIRTNVLKRLSRIEKIQGLVFSGPLNRSINYHKAVRHRRGFRFFDGDELAFLRQPSSDGVVAGGANLLPEAWRGITWSCLNRYDIQQQYADHTSQILETGMMLQEFYELYSQNPAAVLKRMLHVAGVLPNDRTASATRASTASQNREIEVICKKYDLV
- a CDS encoding TIGR00730 family Rossman fold protein, whose amino-acid sequence is MELHFTRTNGPADEAIDRLIELVGDIRHPQIVREMILASLKAGQEGDETADLKLMNSTLKEMRFTAKVFGPYRKMRKVTVFGSARTQPDESIYKIACLLGRKLSEAGYMIITGGGPGIMQAVNEGAGAKHSFGVNIRLPFEQESNHILKGHPRNITYKYFFNRKVAFLKQADAVALFPGGFGTLDEGMETLTLVQTGKRNPLPLILVDEPGGTYWSRWLKFFEKELLAQGYISTTDFSLFEQVESVDDAVTRIDRFYHRYHSLRYVGEQLVIRLTSSIDPPKVNELKSRFSDILTPSGGLSLSDPLPIEADEPEIAHLPRLILDFNRKNFGRLRDLVDAINAC
- a CDS encoding KpsF/GutQ family sugar-phosphate isomerase, whose amino-acid sequence is MILEYAKEVLKIEAEGILGVVDRLDGQFVKMVELVHACTGRVIITGVGKSGIVARKIVATLNSTGTRSLFLHPVEAMHGDLGIVSAEDVVIALSNSGETDELNMLVPSLKRIGCPLIAFTGRVDSTLARQGDIVINVGVDREACPLGLAPTASTTALLAVGDALAVTLIRKGNFRASDFKQFHPAGSLGQRLSLKVREIMLTGKNVPKVYEGQSMRQAIKEINRLQIGATLVVKKGDILFGIVTDGDIRRHIMEHENICESAVEDVMTRHPMTLGPDSLASQALSIMEKKQITVLPIVNPIQKVRGILHLHDILGKGAFRFNGS
- the hemW gene encoding radical SAM family heme chaperone HemW — protein: MRLQPENREGPHRAGLYIHVPFCARKCPYCDFYSVTDVSKIETYLHGLKKEMDLAKAPDVPFDTIYIGGGTPSLLEPHEALRILEQAHRRFAFVQDVEVTIEVNPGTVSLASLKTLSGHGVNRVNIGIQSFDDERLQLLGRLHSAREAREAIRLVRKAGVDTRLGIDLMYGLPDQSPQDWLNDLREATSHEPEHLSCYMLTYEKGTLFYDWRKAGRVRPLDEGKVRRLFEETVGFLRDEGYEQYEISNFSRGEEFRSRHNQKYWSHAPYIGLGPSAHSFIEPKRWWNYGDLSNYIQALQRGAPPIRGSEELNPGQLMLESVFLGLRTSRGIEMSRFKSRYGVGFMDHFSPVFEGLKVRNLLNFLSFSANRCALTVEGMIFADSIAAMFAEHVETSSFSAFSPPLRHDRQCVGKINGSGVEPANGLDEDARQGSGSFK
- a CDS encoding YIP1 family protein; its protein translation is MGQQIEKNITAILNTMVEVIRNPVGFFRRMPKSGGFVEPLIFMACMGVAAGVIQAILAIFGLGFAGSFLMALTSIIIVPIMVTIFGFVGAAILFVIWKIMGSQQSFETAYRCGAYAGGIVPVTTVLGIIPYLGPILGLVWGTYLIVIASVEVHNIAAKTAWIVFGAIAALFALISIGSQFAARRVTSGLNKWEQEMGKTGEMTPEEAGKAMGEFLKGLEKEVGKE